CATCAGACAGCGCCTTGAGCATTCGCCGCCGGAGAGAGATGTGGCGATTTGCGATCTCTGGCGTGACGCCATCCCTCTGGTCGCCGGCGAGTCGCTGCCGCTTCTGATTCCCCCACTGCGTTAGCCACGCCCGCGTCGCGTATCGCATCTCCGGCCGGCGTTCCATCTCCTCGGCGGCAATTGGCGTGAAGAAGCTCTCCCACAGGAACATCGTCGTCGTGTTCCAGACACCAGCGGCCTTGGTCTGCTCAGCAAGCGCGCGGAATCGGGATTCGTCGACGGCGCTGATGAGCTGCGCGATCGGCACTTCACTTCGCAGAACGCGCGGCTGGAGACTGTCCGGAACCGCAGCCGCGAGGTATCCGTCGAGGTGGTCTATCGTCGACTGGCGAGACGCGAGCGCGTGCCGGACTCCCACCGCATCCGGGACATGCCCAGCCCACGTGATACCAACCTCTCGCGCGGTGCGCACAACCGCATCGTACGTGGCGCGCGAAGGTCCCGGATGAATCTTGAGGAAATCGTAGCCCGCAGCTTTGTGTTGGCGCACGACGCGCTCACCCGTGGCGGGATCGGGCGCCGACTGACCGTTGATCGATGGTGCTCCGACATACATCGTCGGACCCAGCAGCTCGCCGGTCCTCAACTGCTCCCGCAGGACCAGCTGATTCGGTGCGCCGAGCATCGCGCGTATCGTGGTGATTCCGTTCGCGATGTAGAGAAAGAAAATGTCTTTGTTGGTCTGCTCGCTTCCGGGTGCCTGTCCACCGGCAACGTGAGCGTGCATCTCGGCAAGTCCAGGCATCAGATACTTGCCGATTCCGTCTATCCGGGTCGCGTCGGGCGGAACCAAAGCGCTCGACGCAGGCCCAACGCTCAGGATCTTCCCGTCACGGACGACCACGGTTTGACGACTCAGGACGTGCTCGCGATCCATCGGAATCACCGACACATCCGTGAAGGCAAAAGTCCCTGTTGCCGGCGGTTGAGATGCCGCCGCCGCTGCGCGCTCCGACGTTGCTGCCGACGGAGTGCTGTTTCCCTGTGCGCATGCCGCGGACGCAAAGAACAGTCCCGCAATTCCGGTTATCGACTCCAAATGCAAACGTGTCTTCACTGAGCCTCACCTTGTGAAAAACTGTCAGCAGTCGCCGATTTAACAGCGGGTTGCGACCCTGTCAAATCCTGACTGAAAAAGAGGTGAGAGCCATGCGCCCGAACAGGTTCGTCTTTCTTCTACTGTTTGCGACGGCGTGCGAAACGGCGACGCAAAAACCGCTCGACCTCGCAACTGCGACGGTTGTCGATCTGACCTACGACTTCGACTCGAAAACTCTCTATTGGCCCAGCTCGCCGAGTGGATTCGAGCTGAAGGAGCTGTCTCGGGGCCCGACGCCAGGCGGCTATTTTTATTCGGCGAACCTGCTCAGCGCGCCCGAGCACGGAGGTACGCATCTCGACGCGCCGATCCACTTCTTCGAGCGCGGGCTGACGGTCGACAAGATTCCCGTGCGTCAGCTCGTTGCGCCGGCCGTGGTGATAGATGTTACGGGGCGCGCAAGCGCGGATCCCGACTATCGTCTGTCGGTCGAGGATCTGCGGGCATGGGAAGGGACGAACGGCCGAATTCAGCAGGGCACGATCGTGATGCTTCGCACCGGCTGGGGGAAACGTTACGGCGACCGGAAGGCGTACTTCGGCGACGACACTCCGGGTGCGACGGACAAGCTGCACTTCCCCTCGTACGGCGCGGATGCCGTGCGTGTTCTCGTGAACGAGCGGCGCGTAGGCGCGTTGGGTGTCGACACGCCGAGCATCGACTACGGGCAGTCGCGCGATTTCATTGTGCACCAGATCTCGGCTGCGGCGGGCGTTCCGGGTCTGGAAAACGTCGCGAACCTGGATTCTCTGCCGGTGCGCGGCGCGTGGGTAGTGGCATTGCCGATGAAAATCGGCGGAGGCTCCGGCGGTCCGCTGAGGATTATCGCGTTGCTACCGAACCCGTAACAGGGAGCTGATCAGTGACAGACGCCAGTGCCGGAGTCGACTGTGACGCCCGCCGTAACAGGAACGAACTCCCAGCGGTAACCCTCTGACTCGAGCTCGAGCCGCAAAACACCGTAACCGCTGGAGTACCGTCGTTCGCTGTTGGCGCGCGCAAATATTGCCGGATAAAGCGAGTGTCCCCCCGTTCCAACGACGAACTCGCGAATTCCGCGGGCCGGGTCGGCAGCGCCATCCACCGTCTGCGGAGCAAACCGCTCGTAATGGTGATCGTGGGCGGCAATGACGACGTCGGCATTGAACTCGTATAGCACGCGGAAAATGTCCCGCATGACAGCCTGGCTGCCGTGCAGGCCCGAGCTGAACATCGGATGGTGCCAGTACGCGAGCGTGCAATGCGCGTCGCTCGCCGCGAGGTCAGCACGGAGCCACTGCTCCTGAGCCGACCCGGCAGCCGCGCTGACGTTGCTGTTGAGCGAAACGATGTGCCAGTCACCGAGATCGAACGAGTAGTATCCCCTCCCGGGAGGACCGGCGTTCGCGCCGAAGTACGCATAGTAGGGAATGGCACCGGGTGTTTCGTACTCGCGGTTTCCCGGTGCTGGACGCGTGCGAGCGCGGTGGCGTCCCCATGAGGGGTCGTAGCAGTCGCCGAATTCCTTTGCCGTCCCCGACTCGTAGGCGATGTCGCCGGCGAGAATGATCGTTCCGGGAATGCCGTCGACGAGTGCGGCAGTCGCTTCATCTCCCTGAGAGGTGCAGCTGGCAACGTCTCCCACCGCAGTGAGCGTCTGCGTGGTACTGATCGGGGGCGTTGGCCCGCCGTTAGTGCAGGCAACGCCCGCAAACACCACAACGAGAGATACTCGGAAGCCCGATTTAATAAATGCAAACGCCATGCAGGGATCAGTGATTTCCAGTCGACTCCAAAGAGTCGCGCAAATGCGCCGCAAGCCGAGCCGCGTGCACGCGGAGCTCAGGAACCGCGGTGGCTTCCCAATACTGTGCCTTCAGCAGCGGCCCGACGTAGAAAATCGCGTTCGACGCATTCCCGTCGGC
The sequence above is a segment of the Gemmatimonadaceae bacterium genome. Coding sequences within it:
- a CDS encoding metallophosphoesterase, producing the protein MAFAFIKSGFRVSLVVVFAGVACTNGGPTPPISTTQTLTAVGDVASCTSQGDEATAALVDGIPGTIILAGDIAYESGTAKEFGDCYDPSWGRHRARTRPAPGNREYETPGAIPYYAYFGANAGPPGRGYYSFDLGDWHIVSLNSNVSAAAGSAQEQWLRADLAASDAHCTLAYWHHPMFSSGLHGSQAVMRDIFRVLYEFNADVVIAAHDHHYERFAPQTVDGAADPARGIREFVVGTGGHSLYPAIFARANSERRYSSGYGVLRLELESEGYRWEFVPVTAGVTVDSGTGVCH
- a CDS encoding amidohydrolase family protein translates to MKTRLHLESITGIAGLFFASAACAQGNSTPSAATSERAAAAASQPPATGTFAFTDVSVIPMDREHVLSRQTVVVRDGKILSVGPASSALVPPDATRIDGIGKYLMPGLAEMHAHVAGGQAPGSEQTNKDIFFLYIANGITTIRAMLGAPNQLVLREQLRTGELLGPTMYVGAPSINGQSAPDPATGERVVRQHKAAGYDFLKIHPGPSRATYDAVVRTAREVGITWAGHVPDAVGVRHALASRQSTIDHLDGYLAAAVPDSLQPRVLRSEVPIAQLISAVDESRFRALAEQTKAAGVWNTTTMFLWESFFTPIAAEEMERRPEMRYATRAWLTQWGNQKRQRLAGDQRDGVTPEIANRHISLRRRMLKALSDAGAKLLMGTDSPQMFNVPGFSLQREMEVMVASGLTTYQVLESGTRNVARYAADDLKLDGAFGTVAPGNRADLVLLDANPLTDLRNLTRRSGVMVRGRWVSRNAIEIGLAELARRNAGS
- a CDS encoding cyclase family protein, with the translated sequence MRPNRFVFLLLFATACETATQKPLDLATATVVDLTYDFDSKTLYWPSSPSGFELKELSRGPTPGGYFYSANLLSAPEHGGTHLDAPIHFFERGLTVDKIPVRQLVAPAVVIDVTGRASADPDYRLSVEDLRAWEGTNGRIQQGTIVMLRTGWGKRYGDRKAYFGDDTPGATDKLHFPSYGADAVRVLVNERRVGALGVDTPSIDYGQSRDFIVHQISAAAGVPGLENVANLDSLPVRGAWVVALPMKIGGGSGGPLRIIALLPNP